A portion of the Tachysurus fulvidraco isolate hzauxx_2018 chromosome 8, HZAU_PFXX_2.0, whole genome shotgun sequence genome contains these proteins:
- the si:dkey-21c1.1 gene encoding uncharacterized protein si:dkey-21c1.1, which translates to MHGLPMLPESRKRHHSCDAEEEQLLPQAKRFPGHPIFSELAQDVWDFESSSSDSSCFSSPEKLTGAGFNHESARINGTRVLEDSCSPSTSGQFGEEVALQCKSDDSYHNINRILREAHFSSLKTRGQPGTT; encoded by the exons ATGCACGGATTACCCATGCTGCCAGAAAGCAG AAAACGGCATCATAGCTGTGATGCTGAGGAAGAACAACTTCTGCCTCAAGCTAAGAGGTTTCCGGGTCATCCTATCTTTTCTGAGCTAGCCCAGGATGTTTGGGACTTTGAG TCTTCCAGTAGTGATAGCAGTTGCTTTAGCAGCCCAGAGAAGCTGACAGGAGCTGGCTTCAACCACGAGTCTGCACGAATAAATGGAACGCGTGTCCTCGAGGATTCCTGTAGCCCTAGCACATCGGGGCAGTTTGGTGAAGAGGTGGCCTTACAGTGCAAATCTGATGACTCTTACCATAATATCAACCGCATCCTTAGAGAAGCTCACTTCAGCAGTCTGAAAACTCGTGGCCAGCCAGGAACAACCTGA
- the si:dkey-21c1.4 gene encoding uncharacterized protein si:dkey-21c1.4, whose amino-acid sequence MSLEICPFCGKSFKRLKSHLSYCNMSPGSKTSKVTHKSKEIPTTTFKPKMKTTKVNTKNNDINLNCSTIKANSKSTKSRSKNAEKVNKELLQNISALTSTASKILSTEGTNTDTSKPKTKWLAKREQEMLKQAKLKTQTRIKFTSVSQQEKYSGKIFKTPVKDTHLSAKEIVSGQNQLTGTNLTSQLTINDINCSVSDPLQRVPWTTGCQDKQSIPADQTQISPKSNQSLTKEYKEQGVSTFQTKTCVWDHIKHGLYRRRYDIVPMLFPIVSAHKVSFAKCVNTLESVLKPHTGNDQNTTMKTSPGEFPILQTSVQRPVEDMLGSRLQNTSILPYAPEMETGYGGTFFCSPDSEISSNENVLMKCQTSKLSSQRQGLMTELRLGDVRLNELTSWLGAQTPKSTREAVTMFNKGWQWYYRKYIDVQKGGIGGIAMLIGSYCILGYIWSYPHIKKDRWRKYH is encoded by the exons ATGAGCTTAG AGATATGTCCATTTTGTGGGAAGTCGTTCAAAAGGCTCAAATCACATCTGTCTTACTGCAACATGTCCCCTGGGTCTAAAACTTCCAAAGTCACTCACAAATCTAAAGAAATACCGACTACTActtttaaaccaaaaatgaaGACTACAAAagtaaatactaaaaataatgacattaatTTGAATTGCTCAACAATTAAGGCAAACTCAAAATCCACCAAATCCAGATCCAAAAATGCTGAAAAGGTGAATAAGGAActtttacaaaacatctccGCACTCACAAGCACCGCTTCCAAGATACTATCCACAGAAGGAACGAACACAGACACATCGAAGCCCAAAACCAAATGGCTTGcaaaaagagagcaagagatgtTAAAACAAGCTAAACTTAAAACACAGACTAGAATCAAGTTCACTTCAGTTTCTCAGCAGGAAAAATATAGcggtaaaatatttaaaaccccAGTAAAAGACACACATTTATCAGCGAAAGAAATTGTCAGTGGGCAGAATCAGCTTACAGGAACTAATTTGACTTCTCAACTAACAATCAACGATATCAACTGCAGTGTGTCAGATCCTTTACAAAGAGTTCCCTGGACCACAGGCTGTCAGGATAAGCAAAGTATTCCAGCGGACCAGACACAAATTAGTCCAAAGTCTAACCAAAGTCTGACCAAAGAATATAAAGAACAAGGTGTGTCTACATTTCAAACTAAGACTTGTGTGTGGGACCACATTAAACATGGACTTTATAGAAGGAGATACGACATCGTTCCCATGTTATTTCCCATAGTTTCAGCACACAAAGTATCTTTTGCCAAGTGTGTAAACACTTTAGAGTCTGTACTCAAGCCTCATACAGGGAATGATCAAAACACTACTATGAAGACTTCCCCTGGAGAGTTTCCTATTTTGCAAACCTCTGTCCAAAGACCAGTTGAAGACATGCTCGGCTCACGATTACAAAACACGTCCATTCTGCCATACGCGCCTGAGATGGAAACAGGTTATGGTGGAACATTTTTCTGCTCACCTGATTCAGAAATCTCctcaaatgaaaatgtattgatGAAGTGCCAAACCTCCAAGCTTTCATCACAGAGACAAG GTTTAATGACAGAGCTGAGACTTGGAGATGTGAGATTGAATGAGCTTACTTCTTGGCTTGGTGCACAAACACCAAAATCAACCAGGGAGGCTGTGacaatgtttaataaag GTTGGCAGTGGTATTACAGGAAGTACATTGATGTGCAAAAAGGAGGAATTGGTGGGATTGCAATGCTGATTGGTAGCTACTGTATCTTGGGGTACATTTGGAGTTACCCCCATATCA AAAAAGACCGCTGGAGGAAGTACCATTAG